From Vigna radiata var. radiata cultivar VC1973A unplaced genomic scaffold, Vradiata_ver6 scaffold_23, whole genome shotgun sequence, the proteins below share one genomic window:
- the LOC106778616 gene encoding organic cation/carnitine transporter 4: MAATLSSDFDDLRSPFLSAEDKKPAAEKLCIDDMLQKYCGEFGRWQLKHFILTSLAWALEAFHTMVMIFADREPDWKCVPGANCNSGGAGGACGLSPGAWEWVGGRHGSTVSEWSLICGDKFKVGLVQAVFFAGCMIGAGIFGHLSDSSLGRKGSLTVVCALNTLFGCLTALSPNYWIYALLRLLTGFSSGGVGLTAFVLATEPIGPTKRGTAGMSTFYFFSGGIAVLSGIAYIFQSWRYLYIASSIPSFLYIILVLPFISESPRWYLVRGKVTEAMKLMSTIASSNGKNLPDGVFLALDDEASSTKAQDSGHDITLMTYKNENLENKDALVGSIVDVIRSPITRVRLFLAVALNFLGSVVYYGLSLNVMNLETNLYLNVMLNSVAEMPAFTITAVLLDRFGRKPLTVATMWFSGLFCLIGSLIGNVGAWKLVRMVCGVLGIFGMAGTYNLLFIYTAELFPTVVRNAALGCTTQAAQMGAILAPFVVVLGGWLPFAAFAACGIVGGMLAFYLPETMNQPLYDTFTGMEAGLA; encoded by the exons ATGGCCGCCACTCTGTCCTCCGACTTCGACGACCTCCGCTCGCCGTTTCTGTCAGCGGAGGACAAGAAACCGGCGGCGGAGAAGCTCTGCATCGACGACATGCTGCAGAAGTACTGCGGCGAGTTCGGGCGGTGGCAGCTCAAACACTTCATCCTCACCAGCCTCGCCTGGGCGCTCGAGGCCTTCCACACCATGGTCATGATTTTCGCCGACCGTGAACCAGACTGGAAGTGCGTCCCCGGCGCCAACTGCAACAGCGGGGGGGCTGGCGGCGCCTGTGGTCTCTCACCGGGTGCGTGGGAGTGGGTCGGCGGCCGCCACGGGTCTACCGTCTCGGAATGGAGTTTGATTTGCGGTGATAAGTTCAAAGTTGGATTGGTACAGGCCGTGTTCTTCGCCGGATGCATGATTG GTGCTGGAATATTTGGCCACCTCTCAGACTCTTCCCTGGGAAGAAAAGGCTCTCTCACAGTGGTCTGCGCCCTTAACACTCTCTTTGGCTGCTTAACAGCACTGTCCCCCAACTACTGGATCTACGCACTCCTCCGCCTCCTCACCGGCTTCAGCAGCGGCGGCGTTGGCCTCACTGCCTTCGTCCTCGCCACCGAACCTATCGGCCCGACGAAGCGCGGCACGGCGGGCATGTCCACCTTCTACTTCTTCTCCGGCGGCATTGCAGTTCTCTCTGGAATCGCGTACATCTTCCAATCATGGCGCTATCTCTATATAGCTTCCTCTATCCCCTCCTTCCTCTACATCATCCTTGTCCTACCCTTTATCTCTGAGTCCCCAAGATGGTACCTTGTTCGCGGGAAAGTAACCGAAGCCATGAAGCTCATGTCCACCATTGCTTCTTCCAACGGGAAAAACCTTCCCGATGGTGTTTTCCTCGCTCTCGACGATGAAGCATCGTCAACAAAAGCCCAGGATTCGGGTCATGACATAACCTTGATGACATACAAAAACGAAAACTTGGAAAACAAAGACGCGCTGGTGGGATCCATCGTAGACGTGATTCGTTCTCCCATCACTCGTGTGAGGTTGTTCTTAGCAGTGGCTCTTAACTTCTTAGGCTCCGTTGTCTACTACGGGCTTAGTTTAAACGTTATGAACCTTGAAACCAACCTTTACCTGAACGTGATGTTGAACTCCGTAGCTGAGATGCCGGCGTTTACGATAACGGCGGTGCTTTTGGACAGGTTTGGACGAAAGCCATTGACGGTGGCGACAATGTGGTTCAGCGGGTTGTTTTGTTTGATAGGGAGTTTGATTGGCAACGTGGGAGCGTGGAAGCTGGTGAGAATGGTGTGTGGTGTTTTGGGGATATTTGGGATGGCCGGGACttataatttgttgtttatttacaCGGCGGAGCTGTTTCCGACGGTGGTGAGGAACGCCGCGCTTGGATGCACCACGCAGGCAGCGCAAATGGGAGCGATACTGGCGCCGTTTGTGGTAGTTTTGGGTGGGTGGCTGCCGTTTGCGGCGTTTGCAGCATGTGGAATAGTAGGAGGAATGCTTGCGTTTTATCTTCCAGAGACGATGAATCAACCTCTCTATGATACATTCACCGGAATGGAAGCAGGACTTGCTTGA